A single genomic interval of Nycticebus coucang isolate mNycCou1 chromosome 21, mNycCou1.pri, whole genome shotgun sequence harbors:
- the LOC128573527 gene encoding uncharacterized protein LOC128573527, producing MKSTIFFAFSLLLILEKQSAVMGLYGGIKDQLPGRSYQLLRELKDERSFGQKGTQEAGSQRSLLIHSEEHVDNNNHNWKQKYNQVNWHMQYEMNMLGPYQNGKQAQLKKQGKTKNEGEDHDTSLTVYHIDGEDNNGIQNPCENREHGLYVKLIPDQHLNTEGRPLVHVIRKKRTLYGGQDWSQHKTDQEIPQSEYKMSTKYLGVKRAPIYSAYEPPTPQVATHKTFPVTDEDVVIVKKQDYNQKLSRDPDRQQSASQVTVIKTPQLESGKNSIQIHQPASQVTVIKTPQLEAGKITVVKTPQLEAGMNSIQIHQPKSQVTTVIKTPQLQDSKNSIQIHEPESQVTTVIKTPQQQADRNSIQIHETGSQVTVVKTPQLQASKNSIQIHQPESQVTTVIKTPQQQADNTQIQIHQPASQVTVVKTPQLEAGKSSIQIHQPESQVTTVIKTPQQQADRNSIQIHEPGSQVTTVIKTPQQQADDTQIQIHQPASQVTIVKTPQLEAGQNSIQIHQPESQVTTVIKTPHLEAGKDSIQIHEPESQVTTVIKTPQQQADNTQIQIHQPASQVTVVKTPQLEAVTTVIKTPQQQADNTQIQIHQPASQVTVIKTPQQQADRNSIQIHEPGSQFTIVKTPQLEAGQNSIQIHQPESQVTTVIKTPQLQESKNSIQIHEPESQVTTVIKTPQQQDDNTQIQIHQPASQVTVVKTPQLEAGQNSIQIHQPESQVTTVIKTPQQQADRNSIQIHESGSQVTTVIKTPQQQADNTQIQIHQPASQVTVVKTPQLEAGQNSIQIHQPESQVTTVIKTPHLEAGKDSIQIHEPESQVTTVIKTPQQQADNTQIQIHQPASQVTVVKTPRLKAGMNSIQIHQPESQVTTVIKTPQQQADNTPIEIQQPASQVTVIRTPQLEAGKNSIQIHEPESQVTTIIKTPQQQADRNSIQIQKSGSQVTVVKTPQLKAGRNSILIHEPESQVTTVIKTPQLEAGKNLIQIHKTEPQVTTVIKTPQQQADNTPIQIQQPASQVTVIKTPQLGAGKNLIQIHEPESQVTTVIKTPQLQADRNSFKIHKSGSQVTIVKTPQQPASQVTVVKTPQLQADTKSIQIHESGSQVTTVIKTPQLQADNRPIQIQQPASQVTVIKTPQLEAGKNSIQINEPGSKVTVIKTPQQQAALKSIQIHESGSQVTVVKTPQLQADTKSIQIHESGSQVTTVIKTPQLQADNRPIHIQQPASQVTVIKTPQQQADTKSIQIHESGSQVTVVKTPQQQADKNSIEIHQPGSKVTVIKTPQQQGNENSIQIHQPASQVTVVKTPQLQADTKSIQINEPGSKVTVFKTPQLQADTKSIQIHESGSQVTIVKTPQLEADMKSIQIHKPGSQVTVIKTPQLEGGKNSIQIQQPASQVTVIKTPQQQAETKSIQINEPGSQITVVKTPQLQADTKSIQIHKSGSQVTVVKTPQLQADKNSIEIHQPGSKFTVIKTPQLQADTKSIQIHESGSQVTVVKTPQPQADTKTIQINKPGSKITVIKTPQLQADTKSQVTVIKSQPLEADKNTIQIRQPVSHITVIKTPQLEADKNLNLIQNPHQVQEYAPNANRFLAQYIANEQYLLYHGQKNRYQKEFHKKYNLIMIKHEGDNGTQNLNQDERHSNDVYAIPSPYSSRVINLVRHRQPGRHQDGSKDTRVSQNVDNSLKVLQDHANHEGFSKHAMAKIIQYPQKAIRR from the exons ATGAAGTCCACCAtcttctttgccttttctctGCTCCTGATCCTTGAAAAGCAATCAGCTGTGATGGGATTATATG GTGGAATCAAAGACCAATTACCTGGTAGATCATATCAATTGCTACGTGAACTAAAAGATGAACGCTCTTTTGGACAAAAAGGCACACAAGAAGCTGGGTCCCAAAGGAGTTTGCTCATTCACAGTGAAGAGCATGTAGATAACAATAATCATAActggaaacaaaaatataatcaagTTAATTGGCATATGCAATATGAAATGAATATGTTAGGACCAtatcaaaatggaaaacaagcacAACTAAAAAAACAAGGCAAAACTAAGAATGAAGGAGAAGACCATGATACCTCACTAACTGTATACCATATAGATGGCGAGGATAATAATGGGATACAAAATCCTTGTGAAAATCGAGAGCATGGTCTATATGTAAAGCTAATACCAGACCAACATCTGAATACAGAAGGAAGGCCGCTGGTtcatgtaataagaaaaaaacgaACACTCTATGGTGGACAAGATTGGTCACAACACAAAACTGATCAAGAAATACCCCAGAGTGAATataaaatgtcaacaaaatatTTAGGGGTAAAACGAGCACCAATCTATTCTGCATATGAGCCACCTACTCCCCAAGTTGCAACCCACAAGACTTTTCCTGTCACAGATGAGGACGTGGTAATTGTCAAGAAGCAAGACTATAACCAAAAGCTTAGTCGAGATCCGGACAGACAACAATCTGCATCCCAAGTCACTGTCATCAAAACACCACAACTGGAATCTGGCAAGAATTCAATCCAGATACACCAACCTGCATCCCAAGTCACTGTTATCAAAACACCACAGCTAGAAGCTGGCAAGA TCACCGTCGTCAAAACGCCACAGCTAGAAGCTGGTATGAATTCAATCCAGATACATCAACCTAAATCCCAAGTCACCACCGTCATCAAAACACCACAGCTACAAGATAGCAAGAATTCTATCCAGATACACGAACCTGAATCTCAGGTCACCACTGTCATCAAAACACCACAGCAACAAGCTGACAGAAATTCAATCCAAATACACGAAACTGGATCCCAAGTCACCGTCGTCAAAACACCACAGCTACAAGCTAGCAAGAATTCAATCCAGATACACCAACCGGAATCCCAAGTCACCACAGTCATCAAAACACCACAGCAACAAGCCGATAACACTCAAATCCAGATACACCAACCAGCATCCCAAGTCACCGTTGTCAAAACACCACAGCTAGAAGCTGGCAAGAGTTCAATCCAGATACACCAACCTGAATCCCAAGTCACCACAGTCATCAAAACACCACAGCAACAAGCTGACAGAAATTCAATCCAAATACATGAACCTGGATCCCAAGTCACCACTGTCATCAAAACACCACAGCAACAAGCTGATGACACTCAAATCCAGATACACCAACCAGCATCCCAAGTCACTATTGTCAAAACGCCACAGCTAGAAGCTGGCCAGAATTCAATCCAGATACACCAACCTGAATCCCAAGTCACCACAGTCATCAAAACACCACACCTAGAAGCTGGCAAGGATTCTATACAGATACACGAACCTGAATCTCAAGTCACCACAGTCATCAAAACACCACAGCAGCAAGCTGACAACACTCAAATCCAGATACACCAACCAGCATCCCAAGTCACCGTTGTCAAAACGCCACAGCTAGAAGCTG TCACCACTGTCATCAAAACACCACAGCAGCAAGCTGACAACACTCAAATCCAGATACACCAACCAGCATCCCAAGTCACTGTCATCAAAACACCACAGCAACAAGCTGACAGAAATTCAATCCAAATACATGAACCTGGATCTCAATTCACCATCGTCAAAACACCACAGCTAGAAGCTGGCCAGAATTCAATCCAGATACACCAACCTGAATCCCAAGTCACCACAGTCATCAAAACACCGCAGCTACAGGAGAGCAAGAATTCTATCCAGATACACGAACCTGAATCTCAAGTCACCACTGTCATCAAAACACCACAGCAACAAGATGACAACACTCAAATCCAGATACACCAACCAGCATCCCAAGTCACCGTTGTCAAAACGCCACAGCTAGAAGCTGGCCAGAATTCAATCCAGATACACCAACCTGAATCCCAAGTCACCACAGTCATCAAAACACCACAGCAACAAGCTGACAGAAATTCAATCCAAATACATGAATCTGGATCCCAAGTCACCACTGTCATCAAAACACCACAGCAACAAGCTGACAACACTCAAATCCAGATACACCAACCAGCATCCCAAGTCACCGTTGTCAAAACGCCACAGCTAGAAGCTGGCCAGAATTCAATCCAGATACACCAACCTGAATCCCAAGTCACCACAGTCATCAAAACACCACACCTAGAAGCTGGCAAGGATTCTATACAGATACACGAACCTGAATCTCAAGTCACCACAGTCATCAAAACACCACAGCAGCAAGCTGACAACACTCAAATCCAGATACACCAACCAGCATCCCAAGTCACCGTTGTCAAAACACCACGGCTAAAAGCTGGTATGAATTCTATCCAGATACACCAACCCGAATCTCAAGTCACCACTGTTATCAAAACACCACAGCAACAAGCTGACAACACTCCAATTGAGATACAGCAACCAGCATCCCAAGTCACTGTCATCAGAACACCACAGCTAGAAGCTGGCAAGAATTCAATCCAGATACACGAACCTGAATCTCAAGTCACCACCATCATCAAAACACCACAGCAACAAGCTGACAGAAATTCAATTCAAATACAGAAATCTGGATCCCAAGTCACTGTCGTCAAAACACCACAGCTAAAAGCGGGCAGGAATTCTATCCTGATCCATGAACCTGAATCCCAAGTCACCACTGTCATCAAAACACCACAGCTAGAAGCTGGCAAGAATTTGATCCAGATACACAAAACTGAACCTCAAGTCACCACCGTCATCAAAACACCACAGCAACAAGCTGACAATACTCCAATCCAGATACAGCAACCAGCATCCCAAGTCACTGTCATCAAAACACCACAGCTAGGAGCTGGCAAGAATTTGATCCAGATACATGAACCTGAATCTCAAGTCACCACCGTCATCAAAACACCACAGCTACAAGCTGACAGAAATTcattcaaaatacacaaatctgGATCCCAAGTCACCATCGTCAAAACACCACAG CAACCTGCATCACAAGTCACTGTTGTCAAAACACCACAGCTACAAGCTGACACGAAGTCTATTCAGATACACGAATCTGGATCCCAAGTCACCACCGTCATCAAAACACCACAACTACAAGCTGACAACCGTCCAATCCAGATTCAGCAACCTGCATCCCAAGTCACTGTCATCAAAACACCACAGCTAGAAGCTGGCAAGAATTCAATCCAGATCAACGAACCTGGATCCAAAGTCACTGTCATCAAAACACCACAGCAACAAGCTGCTTTGAAGTCTATCCAGATACACGAATCTGGATCCCAAGTCACTGTTGTCAAAACACCACAGCTACAAGCTGACACGAAGTCTATCCAGATACATGAATCTGGATCCCAAGTCACCACCGTCATCAAAACCCCACAACTACAAGCTGACAACCGTCCAATCCATATTCAGCAACCTGCATCCCAAGTCACTGTCATCAAAACACCACAGCAACAAGCTGACACAAAGTCTATCCAGATACATGAATCTGGATCCCAGGTCACTGTTGTCAAAACACCACAGCAACAAGCTGACAAGAATTCCATTGAGATACACCAACCAGGATCCAAAGTCACTGTCATCAAAACACCACAGCAACAAGGTAATGAGAATTCAATCCAGATACACCAACCAGCATCCCAAGTCACGGTCGTCAAAACTCCACAGCTACAAGCTGACACAAAGTCTATCCAGATCAACGAACCTGGATCTAAAGTCACTGTCTTCAAAACACCACAGCTACAAGCTGACACGAAGTCTATTCAGATACATGAATCTGGATCCCAAGTCACCATTGTCAAAACACCACAGCTAGAAGCTGACATGAAGTCTATCCAGATACACAAACCTGGATCTCAAGTCACTGTCATCAAAACACCACAGCTAGAAGGTGGGAAGAATTCAATACAGATACAGCAACCTGCATCACAAGTCACTGTCATCAAAACACCACAGCAACAAGCTGAGACAAAGTCTATCCAGATCAACGAACCTGGATCCCAAATCACTGTCGTCAAAACACCACAGCTACAAGCTGACACAAAGTCTATCCAGATACACAAATCTGGATCCCAAGTCACTGTCGTCAAAACACCACAGCTACAAGCTGACAAGAATTCAATCGAGATACACCAACCTGGATCCAAATTCACTGTCATCAAAACCCCACAGCTACAAGCTGACACAAAGTCTATCCAGATACACGAATCTGGATCCCAAGTCACTGTCGTCAAAACACCACAGCCACAAGCTGACACAAAGACTATCCAGATCAACAAACCTGGATCCAAAATCACTGTCATCAAAACACCACAGCTACAAGCTGACACAAA ATCGCAAGTCACTGTCATCAAATCACAACCACTAGAAGCTGACAAGAATACAATCCAGATACGACAACCTGTATCCCACATCACTGTCATCAAAACACCACAGCTGGAAGCTGACAAGAATCTAAACCTGATACAAAATCCTCATCAAGTTCAAGAGTATGCCCCAAATGCAAATAGATTCCTTGCCCAATATATAGCTAACGAACAATATCTACTCTACCATGGACAAAAAAACAGATACCAAAAGGAGTTCCACAAGAAGTATAATCTTATAATGATAAAGCATGAAGGTGACAACGGGACACAAAATCTTAACCAAGATGAAAGGCACAGCAATGATGTCTATGCAATTCCATCACCATATTCAAGCAGAGTAATAAATCTAGTCCGTCATAGACAACCTGGTAGACACCAGGATGGATCTAAAGACACTCGTGTTTCCCAAAATGTTGACAATAGCCTTAAAGTTCTGCAAGATCATGCTAACCATGAAGGGTTTTCAAAACATGCAATGGCAAAGATAATCCAGTATCCACAAAAAGCTATCAGGCGTTAA